One Campylobacter concisus DNA window includes the following coding sequences:
- the kdsA gene encoding 3-deoxy-8-phosphooctulonate synthase — MILIAGPCVIESKELVFEVAKRLVKFNENPKLDFYFKSSFDKANRTSISSFRGPGLEKGCEILAEVKKEFGFKILTDIHESYQAQPVGEVADVLQIPAFLCRQTDLLVAAAKTKAVVNIKKGQFLAASAMKHSVKKVLETRGVSGDGYEVAKANGVWLTERGSTFGYGNLVVDMRNLVMMREFAPVIFDATHSVQMPSALGEKSGGDARFVPYLARAAASVGVDGFFYETHINPCEALCDGPNMLNLDELEKVVNDTLKIEEILNF, encoded by the coding sequence ATGATCTTAATCGCTGGACCTTGCGTGATAGAGAGCAAGGAGCTTGTTTTTGAAGTGGCAAAAAGGCTAGTTAAATTTAATGAAAATCCAAAGCTTGACTTTTACTTTAAGTCGAGCTTTGATAAGGCAAATCGCACGAGCATTAGCTCGTTTCGTGGCCCTGGGCTAGAGAAGGGTTGTGAAATTTTAGCTGAGGTGAAAAAAGAATTTGGCTTTAAAATTTTAACCGATATCCACGAGAGCTATCAAGCTCAGCCTGTTGGCGAAGTGGCTGATGTGCTACAGATCCCTGCATTTTTGTGCCGTCAAACTGACCTGCTAGTAGCAGCTGCAAAGACAAAAGCGGTCGTAAATATCAAAAAAGGGCAGTTTTTAGCAGCTTCAGCGATGAAGCACTCTGTGAAAAAGGTGCTTGAAACAAGGGGTGTGAGCGGTGATGGATACGAGGTCGCAAAGGCGAATGGCGTCTGGCTAACCGAGCGTGGAAGCACCTTTGGATATGGAAATTTAGTCGTTGATATGAGGAATTTAGTGATGATGAGAGAATTTGCGCCAGTCATTTTTGATGCGACCCACAGCGTGCAGATGCCAAGCGCACTTGGCGAAAAAAGTGGCGGAGACGCTAGGTTTGTGCCGTATCTTGCAAGAGCAGCAGCTAGCGTTGGGGTGGATGGATTTTTCTATGAGACGCACATAAACCCTTGCGAAGCGCTTTGCGACGGACCAAATATGCTAAATTTAGACGAGCTTGAAAAGGTCGTAAATGACACGCTAAAGATAGAGGAAATTTTAAATTTTTAA
- a CDS encoding DMT family transporter: MSNRGFLWIFLGAVAECGWAYGLKHASNLSEFLLTTLLVSISFVSFMKALKYLPVSISYAVFVGFGTVFIVIAEIISDYVTSGIMPNFIRLFFIATLILGVLGLKGIKE; this comes from the coding sequence ATGTCAAATAGAGGCTTTTTGTGGATATTTTTAGGTGCGGTGGCTGAGTGTGGCTGGGCGTATGGGCTAAAGCACGCGTCAAATTTAAGTGAATTTTTGCTTACGACGCTGCTTGTTAGCATAAGTTTTGTCTCGTTTATGAAGGCTTTAAAATATCTGCCTGTAAGTATCTCATACGCTGTATTTGTGGGCTTTGGGACAGTTTTTATCGTCATAGCTGAGATCATCAGCGACTACGTGACAAGCGGGATCATGCCAAATTTCATTAGGCTATTTTTCATAGCGACGCTCATTTTAGGCGTGCTTGGGCTAAAAGGCATAAAAGAATGA
- a CDS encoding DMT family transporter: MIHFLALLLAGCCEVSGVFFITKFSKSTGVKKWANFILLLGNFALSLTLLSYAMQTIAMSVAYAIWTGIGAIGAVVVGVVFEGEKINFKKALFLALIIFSVIMLKIV; this comes from the coding sequence ATGATCCATTTTTTAGCGCTTTTATTAGCTGGATGTTGCGAGGTCTCTGGCGTCTTTTTTATCACGAAATTTTCAAAAAGCACAGGCGTAAAAAAGTGGGCAAATTTCATCCTTTTGCTTGGAAATTTCGCCCTTTCTCTAACACTACTTAGCTACGCGATGCAAACTATCGCTATGTCGGTGGCGTATGCGATCTGGACAGGCATCGGAGCGATCGGAGCAGTAGTGGTTGGCGTAGTTTTTGAAGGTGAGAAGATAAATTTTAAAAAAGCCTTGTTTTTGGCGCTCATCATCTTTAGCGTCATCATGCTAAAGATAGTTTGA
- the ribH gene encoding 6,7-dimethyl-8-ribityllumazine synthase: protein MKIIEGNLALKGNEKIAIINARFNHIITDRLVEGAKDAFLRHGGDEKNLTLVLVPGAFEIPMALEKVLASGKFDAVCCVGAVIRGSTPHFDYVSAETTKGIANVTLKYAKPVTFGVLTVDNIEQAIERAGSKAGNKGFEAMTGVIEMLNLYKKLGE from the coding sequence ATGAAAATAATCGAGGGAAATTTGGCCCTAAAAGGCAACGAAAAGATAGCGATCATAAACGCAAGGTTTAACCACATCATCACAGACCGCTTGGTAGAGGGCGCAAAAGATGCATTTTTACGCCACGGCGGCGACGAGAAAAATTTAACTTTAGTGCTAGTCCCTGGCGCATTTGAGATACCTATGGCGCTTGAAAAGGTGCTTGCAAGCGGTAAATTTGACGCGGTTTGCTGTGTGGGAGCGGTGATAAGAGGCTCAACGCCACACTTTGACTATGTAAGTGCCGAGACCACCAAAGGCATCGCAAACGTCACGCTAAAATACGCAAAACCAGTCACATTTGGCGTGCTAACAGTAGATAACATCGAGCAAGCGATCGAGCGAGCTGGTAGCAAGGCTGGAAACAAGGGCTTTGAAGCGATGACGGGCGTTATAGAGATGCTAAATTTATACAAAAAGCTAGGAGAGTAA
- the nusB gene encoding transcription antitermination factor NusB — MATRHQVRQAIVSLLYSNEINPVTAEFEEEFLEEKKIRNERKNEAQQTFKEVLANKEKLDEILKPHLKDGDFSKVGATELAILRLGLYEMKFSQTDKAVIINEAIELAKELGSDQAPKFINGVLDKIKGDL, encoded by the coding sequence ATGGCCACACGTCATCAAGTGAGACAAGCCATCGTTTCGCTACTTTACTCAAACGAGATAAATCCGGTAACTGCGGAGTTTGAAGAGGAATTTTTAGAAGAGAAAAAGATAAGAAATGAGCGCAAAAACGAGGCGCAGCAGACCTTTAAAGAGGTGCTAGCAAACAAAGAAAAACTAGATGAAATTTTAAAGCCACACCTAAAAGACGGCGACTTTAGCAAGGTTGGCGCAACAGAGCTTGCTATCCTTAGACTTGGGCTTTACGAGATGAAATTTAGCCAGACAGATAAAGCCGTCATCATAAACGAGGCGATCGAGCTTGCAAAAGAGCTTGGAAGCGACCAGGCGCCAAAATTTATAAACGGCGTGCTAGATAAGATAAAGGGCGATCTGTGA
- the pyrF gene encoding orotidine-5'-phosphate decarboxylase → MKLCVALDMASKDENLALVKELKGLDLWLKVGLRSYLRDGAKFIEELKGAGEFKIFLDLKLYDIPNTMADAAEVVSKIGVDMINVHASAGIRAMKTVMERLSALQNRPLVLAVSALTSFNESEFEAVYNDTLSRSVRKFSQMSFEAGLDGMVCSVFESKLIKDVTNQNFITLCPGVRPFGESAGDQKRVANLVSAKQEGSDFIVVGRPIYENANPREICERILEQI, encoded by the coding sequence GTGAAGCTCTGCGTCGCTCTTGATATGGCGAGCAAGGATGAAAATTTAGCCCTTGTAAAAGAGCTAAAAGGGCTTGATCTTTGGCTAAAAGTGGGGCTTAGAAGCTATCTTAGAGACGGAGCTAAATTTATAGAGGAGCTAAAAGGGGCAGGGGAGTTTAAAATCTTTCTTGATCTAAAGCTCTATGACATCCCAAATACGATGGCAGACGCGGCTGAGGTCGTCTCAAAGATAGGTGTGGATATGATAAACGTGCACGCAAGCGCTGGCATACGCGCGATGAAAACTGTGATGGAGCGTCTTAGTGCGCTGCAAAATCGCCCTTTAGTGCTTGCGGTATCGGCACTTACTAGCTTTAATGAGAGCGAATTTGAAGCGGTTTATAACGATACGCTATCTCGCTCGGTCAGGAAATTTAGCCAGATGAGCTTTGAAGCGGGGCTTGACGGCATGGTCTGCTCGGTCTTTGAAAGCAAGCTCATAAAAGACGTGACAAATCAAAATTTCATCACGCTTTGCCCTGGAGTTAGGCCTTTTGGCGAGAGTGCGGGCGATCAAAAGAGGGTTGCAAATTTAGTTAGCGCAAAGCAAGAGGGCAGTGACTTTATCGTTGTTGGCAGGCCGATCTACGAAAACGCAAATCCAAGAGAAATTTGCGAACGCATTTTGGAGCAAATTTAG
- a CDS encoding helix-hairpin-helix domain-containing protein, which produces MSDFKKIPYVGEATQADLLALGYEDIASLKGVDPEEMFERTKALGRGSDRCILYVYRMICYYANTPHPDKAKLKWWLWKD; this is translated from the coding sequence TTGAGCGATTTTAAGAAAATCCCCTATGTCGGCGAGGCGACGCAGGCCGATCTGCTGGCACTGGGCTACGAGGATATCGCTTCGCTAAAGGGAGTGGATCCTGAGGAGATGTTTGAACGCACAAAGGCGCTTGGACGCGGCAGTGATAGGTGTATTCTATATGTTTACCGCATGATTTGTTATTACGCAAACACTCCGCACCCAGACAAAGCCAAGCTAAAATGGTGGCTTTGGAAAGATTAA
- a CDS encoding molybdopterin oxidoreductase family protein — protein sequence MQKIVQTTCPYCGTGCGIDLIVENGRIVDAKPTENHHVNDGELCLKGMFGWEFVNSPKRLTKPMMRKLNGEFNKEGKLEEVSFEEVYEFLGKTFKNSVEKYGPSSIMGFSSARSNNEDNYVFQKFFRALGSNNVDHCARLUHAPTVAGLASTLGNGTMTNDLVEFATDTDVFLLIGTNTSECHPIIAMQMQRGLERGAKMIVVDPKRTDMAKKADIFLQIPVGSNIKTLNTMMNVIISENLQDTEFIEKYAEGFEYLKEAVKDFTPERFERETGVKKELITEAARMYAKAGSAAICYTMGITQFSDGTSNVFSLSNLAILTGNLGKKGAGVNPLRGQNNVQGSCDMGALPNVIPAGAVNSAYAQEQARKVWHFELNPVPGFKLTYAPDKMDSGELKVLYVYGENPVMSDPWTEHFVHATHHLDCFIVQDLFFTESAQKADVVLPAAGWGEKDGTFINTSRRVQRTRKASEPVGGVEPDWKVVCNIAKAMGLEGFDFLSAEEVWDELRKLMPKFFGGISYYRLEKLGGISWPCPDEDHPGTPDLYTDHKSMLPDGKFRLAPVLYADDKDKRASMEAEFKAKMHIPDGYPVGSGAMSEVPDEVYPCLFTTGRKVYHYHTGTMTRECPPLEYGAGIEGPLIEVSPDIARERELEDGCYAMVENKRGRIAAKLRVNPDLRESTIFTTFHYSEADGNELANAQDHDPLSGITPLKITIANIKRLSEEEYIAFRQQNEMSMHSEKPYLSPVRS from the coding sequence ATGCAAAAGATTGTTCAAACAACCTGTCCGTATTGCGGAACTGGTTGCGGCATAGACCTTATCGTAGAAAACGGTAGGATAGTCGATGCAAAGCCGACTGAGAACCACCATGTAAATGATGGCGAGTTGTGCTTAAAAGGTATGTTTGGTTGGGAATTTGTAAATTCTCCAAAACGTTTAACTAAACCAATGATGAGAAAACTAAACGGAGAGTTTAACAAAGAGGGCAAACTTGAAGAGGTTAGCTTTGAAGAGGTTTATGAATTTTTAGGAAAGACTTTTAAAAATAGCGTTGAAAAATATGGTCCAAGCTCTATCATGGGCTTTAGTTCGGCTCGTTCAAACAACGAAGACAACTATGTATTTCAAAAATTCTTTCGTGCTTTAGGAAGTAACAACGTAGATCACTGCGCTCGTCTTTGACACGCTCCAACAGTGGCAGGTCTTGCCAGCACCCTTGGAAACGGAACAATGACAAACGATCTTGTTGAATTTGCAACTGATACAGATGTATTTTTACTAATAGGCACAAACACAAGCGAATGCCACCCGATCATCGCTATGCAGATGCAAAGAGGCTTAGAGCGTGGTGCAAAAATGATTGTTGTGGATCCAAAACGCACCGATATGGCTAAAAAAGCCGATATATTCTTGCAAATTCCAGTTGGCTCAAACATCAAAACACTAAACACAATGATGAACGTCATCATCTCTGAAAATTTACAAGATACAGAATTTATCGAAAAATATGCAGAGGGTTTTGAGTACCTAAAAGAAGCCGTAAAAGACTTCACTCCTGAGAGATTTGAGCGTGAGACTGGCGTCAAAAAAGAGCTTATCACTGAGGCTGCTAGGATGTATGCAAAAGCCGGCAGTGCTGCTATTTGCTACACTATGGGTATCACTCAGTTTAGCGATGGTACATCAAATGTCTTCTCGCTTTCAAATTTAGCGATCCTAACAGGAAATTTAGGTAAAAAAGGCGCTGGAGTAAATCCGCTTCGTGGACAAAACAACGTTCAAGGCTCATGCGATATGGGCGCACTACCTAACGTCATCCCAGCAGGTGCAGTAAATAGCGCTTACGCACAAGAGCAAGCTCGCAAAGTTTGGCACTTCGAGCTTAATCCAGTGCCTGGCTTTAAACTAACATATGCACCTGATAAGATGGATAGTGGTGAGCTAAAAGTGCTTTACGTTTACGGCGAAAACCCTGTTATGAGTGACCCTTGGACAGAGCACTTTGTGCATGCTACGCACCACCTAGACTGCTTTATCGTGCAAGATCTATTCTTTACTGAAAGTGCTCAAAAGGCCGATGTTGTCCTACCTGCAGCTGGTTGGGGTGAGAAAGATGGAACATTTATCAACACATCTCGCCGCGTTCAAAGAACTAGAAAAGCAAGCGAACCAGTAGGTGGCGTAGAGCCTGACTGGAAAGTAGTTTGCAACATTGCAAAAGCTATGGGACTTGAGGGATTTGACTTCTTAAGTGCAGAAGAGGTTTGGGATGAGCTTAGAAAACTAATGCCTAAATTCTTTGGTGGTATCAGCTACTATAGACTTGAAAAACTAGGTGGCATCAGCTGGCCATGCCCTGATGAAGATCATCCAGGCACACCTGATCTTTATACCGATCACAAATCAATGCTACCTGATGGTAAATTCCGCCTAGCTCCAGTACTTTACGCAGACGATAAAGATAAGCGTGCGAGCATGGAGGCTGAATTTAAAGCCAAAATGCATATACCTGATGGCTATCCAGTAGGCTCAGGTGCGATGAGCGAAGTACCTGATGAGGTTTATCCTTGCTTATTTACAACAGGTAGAAAAGTTTATCACTACCACACAGGTACGATGACTAGAGAGTGCCCACCGCTAGAGTATGGCGCTGGCATCGAAGGTCCACTAATCGAAGTAAGCCCTGATATCGCAAGAGAAAGAGAGCTAGAAGATGGCTGCTACGCAATGGTAGAGAACAAACGTGGCAGGATCGCAGCTAAACTTCGCGTAAATCCTGACCTTAGAGAAAGCACGATATTTACGACTTTCCATTATAGTGAGGCTGACGGTAACGAGCTTGCAAATGCACAAGATCACGATCCACTCTCAGGTATCACACCTCTTAAGATCACTATAGCTAACATAAAAAGGTTAAGCGAAGAGGAGTATATAGCATTTAGACAACAAAACGAGATGTCTATGCACTCTGAAAAACCTTATCTTTCACCTGTTAGATCATAA
- a CDS encoding tetratricopeptide repeat protein, which produces MKDLFKIVVFVALSLNFLYAKATILVDGYTKKLLFMNLKDGGTIYVDNEKRGVTSLKEPASILAENGKHEIKVCFPDGKSTTHKICGEQNVTLSDNEQINIKIKADKLTEMSPLEKNEAKCQYGDLGACIVLGMNYYSDKNAQKDYKKADELYQKACDGGNMRGCVDVGFAYMYGKGVEKDTKKAIDLFKKACEKGEMSGCVVLADAFEHGKGIKKRSSRGYAPI; this is translated from the coding sequence ATGAAAGATCTTTTTAAAATAGTAGTTTTTGTCGCTTTATCATTAAATTTCTTGTATGCAAAAGCTACGATACTAGTAGATGGCTACACAAAAAAATTGCTTTTTATGAACTTAAAAGATGGTGGCACTATCTATGTAGATAACGAAAAAAGAGGAGTGACATCTTTAAAAGAGCCAGCGTCCATTTTAGCCGAAAATGGCAAGCATGAAATAAAAGTATGCTTTCCAGACGGAAAAAGTACAACACATAAAATATGTGGGGAGCAAAACGTCACCCTATCAGATAATGAACAAATCAATATAAAAATAAAAGCAGACAAACTTACCGAGATGTCGCCACTAGAAAAAAATGAAGCAAAATGTCAATATGGAGATTTAGGGGCTTGTATTGTTTTGGGGATGAACTATTATAGTGATAAAAATGCACAAAAAGACTATAAAAAGGCAGATGAGCTATATCAAAAAGCTTGTGATGGTGGAAATATGAGAGGCTGCGTTGATGTTGGTTTTGCTTATATGTATGGCAAGGGCGTAGAAAAGGATACCAAAAAAGCGATAGATCTTTTTAAGAAAGCTTGTGAAAAAGGTGAAATGAGTGGTTGTGTTGTTTTAGCAGATGCATTTGAACATGGCAAAGGGATAAAAAAAAGATCCTCTAGAGGCTATGCGCCTATATGA
- a CDS encoding ClpP family protease → MEFKDSSTILNFSHKNQKQEEKMAEFDKLNFADIHMSLLADRNIFLYGQIDQEICLTTQKTLLYLDSVDQSDINIYISGPGGSIYDGFGLIDFMKTIKSPINTFCVGLAASMSALIFLNGDKRYMLPNSSLMLHQPLGGASGQASDIELIANQILKIKSKVNEMIKANSNLKIAKIEQITDRDCYIDASSAIAYGLANEIISTNKGE, encoded by the coding sequence GTGGAATTTAAAGACTCATCTACTATCTTAAACTTCTCTCACAAAAACCAAAAACAAGAAGAGAAGATGGCAGAGTTTGACAAGTTAAATTTCGCCGACATTCACATGAGCTTGCTAGCTGATAGAAATATCTTTTTATATGGGCAGATTGATCAAGAAATTTGCCTGACTACACAAAAGACACTTTTGTATCTTGACAGCGTAGATCAAAGCGACATAAACATATATATAAGTGGCCCTGGAGGCTCGATATATGATGGCTTTGGACTAATCGACTTTATGAAGACCATAAAATCACCAATCAATACATTTTGCGTGGGGCTAGCTGCCTCTATGTCCGCACTTATATTTTTAAACGGAGATAAGCGCTATATGTTGCCAAACTCAAGCCTCATGCTTCATCAGCCTCTTGGTGGTGCATCAGGTCAGGCAAGCGACATCGAACTAATCGCAAATCAAATTTTAAAAATCAAATCAAAAGTCAATGAGATGATAAAGGCTAACAGCAACCTAAAAATAGCAAAGATAGAGCAGATCACCGATAGAGACTGCTATATAGACGCATCATCAGCCATTGCTTATGGCCTAGCCAATGAAATAATATCAACTAATAAAGGAGAATAA
- a CDS encoding tyrosine-type recombinase/integrase, with amino-acid sequence MSSRLITKVPNRPNFYFFDTALKDGKKLTVKFCLFTKDIDEAARLANSIKAAANEALAKKITTTHANSKSLRALINIKRQNERCIKQNGIFLDVSEYKELSQEVIAKFYNLVAPEEKLEKEFKTLLDTSLSPKETIPISFEAVAKRYVQTECLKLKSSDKTKGYYVKTGKLLDEFFKDHQGKEFSYGDAENFQTTLTSKKLNKKTINNYTSYSKRLFDYAIKMGKLTTNPFKMLTSFKISADEKSPKDNFSLDELKIVFDTKRLDLQNYMMFALHTGLRLNEIWQLDSKSVGEEDGIKFINVKTAKQKGGVSKYRQIPLHKNIEHLGDLKWLEQIKKGKESSDYFGKRLNRHIHKSIPSANVSFHRLRGNFAKAIKDYCLENSLADLTSVLLGHSTDIATDTYAKGVSLKAKKEALKGLDDYYLLII; translated from the coding sequence ATGAGCTCTAGATTGATCACCAAGGTTCCCAATAGACCAAATTTCTACTTTTTTGATACTGCTCTTAAAGATGGCAAAAAGCTAACTGTTAAATTTTGCCTCTTTACAAAAGATATAGATGAGGCGGCAAGACTGGCAAATTCTATAAAAGCCGCAGCCAACGAAGCTCTTGCTAAAAAGATAACCACGACACACGCGAACTCTAAAAGTCTAAGAGCCTTAATAAACATTAAAAGGCAAAATGAGCGGTGCATTAAACAAAATGGCATATTTTTAGATGTTAGCGAATATAAAGAGCTCTCACAAGAGGTGATAGCTAAATTTTATAATCTAGTAGCGCCAGAAGAAAAGCTTGAAAAAGAGTTCAAAACATTATTGGATACATCTTTAAGTCCAAAAGAAACCATACCGATATCCTTTGAAGCAGTAGCTAAAAGATATGTGCAAACAGAGTGTTTAAAGCTAAAATCTAGTGATAAGACAAAGGGCTATTATGTTAAAACTGGCAAGCTCTTGGATGAGTTTTTTAAAGATCATCAAGGTAAAGAGTTTAGCTACGGCGATGCTGAAAACTTTCAAACAACTCTAACAAGCAAAAAGCTCAACAAAAAGACCATCAACAACTATACATCTTACTCAAAAAGGCTCTTTGACTATGCCATAAAGATGGGCAAGCTCACGACCAATCCTTTTAAAATGCTTACATCTTTTAAAATTTCAGCTGACGAGAAGTCGCCAAAAGATAACTTTAGCCTAGATGAACTAAAAATAGTTTTTGATACTAAAAGGCTTGATCTACAAAACTATATGATGTTTGCACTTCATACTGGGCTAAGGCTTAATGAAATTTGGCAACTTGATAGCAAAAGTGTAGGCGAAGAAGATGGTATAAAATTTATAAATGTTAAGACTGCCAAGCAAAAAGGAGGCGTTAGCAAATATAGGCAAATTCCGCTGCATAAGAATATTGAGCATTTGGGTGATTTGAAGTGGCTAGAGCAAATCAAGAAAGGAAAAGAGAGTAGTGATTATTTTGGAAAGCGCCTAAATAGACATATCCACAAATCTATCCCAAGTGCAAATGTTAGTTTTCACAGACTACGTGGCAATTTCGCAAAAGCCATTAAAGACTATTGTTTGGAAAATTCTCTAGCAGATCTTACTTCCGTTCTTTTAGGTCATAGCACAGACATAGCAACTGATACATATGCAAAAGGAGTGTCCTTGAAGGCTAAAAAAGAGGCATTAAAGGGGCTTGATGACTATTATTTACTAATTATTTAA
- the fdh3B gene encoding formate dehydrogenase FDH3 subunit beta, which translates to MSAFNDNNRLKFYCDTDRCIDCNGCAVACDEAHELPIGVRRRRVITLNEGVPGKEISTSIACMHCEDAPCSLVCPVDCFYIRADGIVLHDKDICIGCGYCLYACPFGAPQFPKDGAFGARGVMDKCTMCAGGPLPTNSEEEREVYGQDRISEGKVPVCAAMCSTKALLVGESDVIEKIYNDRVAARGYGEKDLKQTTVWKIAYYAGDRLKLKA; encoded by the coding sequence ATGAGCGCATTTAACGATAACAATAGACTTAAATTTTACTGCGACACAGATAGATGCATTGATTGCAACGGCTGCGCAGTAGCATGTGATGAAGCTCATGAACTACCTATCGGCGTTAGAAGACGCCGCGTTATAACGCTAAATGAGGGTGTACCAGGTAAAGAAATTTCAACGTCAATCGCATGTATGCACTGTGAAGACGCGCCTTGTTCGCTTGTTTGTCCGGTTGATTGTTTCTACATCAGAGCTGATGGCATCGTGCTTCACGATAAAGATATCTGCATAGGCTGCGGATACTGCTTATATGCTTGCCCATTTGGTGCGCCACAATTCCCTAAAGATGGTGCTTTTGGTGCAAGAGGCGTAATGGATAAATGTACCATGTGTGCAGGCGGTCCGCTACCAACTAATAGTGAAGAAGAGCGCGAAGTATATGGACAAGATAGAATTTCTGAGGGCAAGGTGCCAGTTTGTGCTGCGATGTGCTCTACAAAAGCTTTGTTAGTTGGCGAGTCAGATGTGATCGAAAAAATCTACAATGACAGAGTTGCTGCAAGAGGTTATGGCGAAAAAGACCTAAAACAAACTACTGTTTGGAAGATCGCTTACTACGCTGGCGACAGACTAAAACTAAAAGCGTAA